In Zingiber officinale cultivar Zhangliang chromosome 3B, Zo_v1.1, whole genome shotgun sequence, a single window of DNA contains:
- the LOC121968381 gene encoding EID1-like F-box protein 3, with amino-acid sequence MIGLIAGVEPHRSNAAVMESCGKRRSCDSWRAASGGAGAGDGNTGIMDETVLFLVFRSINWEPRLICLAACVSRRLRAVARRVLFRELCVARAPRMVAALTAGGAAPAGRLGGGWHALAKLLFFCCGCAAATRFFAPVERPAKGHFVAESRFSKTSGRSFLPRRCWGDLLYVSDTCEHAASTGGGEDLGAYRGVFRGFVRSRTRAWLIGKRAELEARTRCPYCGARVWSMTAAGLVPRSASRRLGAHHGSLEYFVCVHGHLHGYCWLVHLSSSSSSGDHYSSSSSSGEDDKLQEEEEGDEGRVQF; translated from the coding sequence ATGATTGGATTAATTGCAGGGGTGGAACCGCATCGAAGCAATGCGGCGGTGATGGAGAGTTGCGGTAAGCGTCGGAGTTGCGATTCTTGGAGAGCGGCGAGCGGCGGCGCCGGCGCCGGCGACGGGAACACGGGCATCATGGACGAGACAGTGTTGTTCCTGGTGTTCCGGAGCATCAACTGGGAGCCGCGGTTGATCTGCTTGGCGGCCTGCGTGAGCAGGCGGCTGCGGGCGGTGGCCAGGCGGGTGCTGTTCCGGGAGCTGTGCGTGGCGCGGGCGCCGCGGATGGTGGCGGCGCTGACGGCGGGAGGGGCGGCGCCGGCGGGGAGGCTGGGCGGCGGGTGGCACGCGCTGGCCAAGCTGCTGTTCTTCTGCTGCGGGTGCGCGGCCGCCACGCGGTTCTTCGCGCCGGTCGAGCGGCCGGCGAAAGGGCACTTCGTGGCGGAGTCGCGGTTCTCAAAGACGTCGGGGAGGAGCTTCCTCCCGCGCCGGTGCTGGGGCGACCTGCTCTACGTCAGCGACACGTGCGAGCACGCGGCCTCCACCGGCGGGGGAGAGGATCTGGGCGCGTACAGGGGGGTGTTCCGGGGGTTCGTGCGGTCGCGGACCAGAGCGTGGTTGATCGGGAAGCGGGCGGAGCTGGAGGCGCGGACTCGCTGCCCCTACTGCGGCGCCCGGGTGTGGAGCATGACGGCGGCGGGGCTGGTTCCGAGAAGCGCTTCGCGGAGGCTGGGCGCCCACCACGGCAGCTTGGAGTACTTCGTCTGCGTCCACGGCCACCTCCACGGTTATTGCTGGCTGGTTCATTtgtcctcctcttcctcctccggcGACCACTacagctcctcctcctcctccggcgAGGACGATAAActtcaagaagaagaggaaggcgACGAAGGGAGAGTCCAATTCTGA